One genomic segment of Hordeum vulgare subsp. vulgare chromosome 2H, MorexV3_pseudomolecules_assembly, whole genome shotgun sequence includes these proteins:
- the LOC123426307 gene encoding phospholipase A-2-activating protein — MAAYHLSAQLHGHEDDVRGICICGDVGVATSSRDKTVRFWTQHPEKKREYVLSKTLVGHSSFVGPMVWAPPSDRFPEGAIVSGGMDTQVLLWNLHTGEVAGTMKGHTSQVTGLAIDDNGDIISSSMDCTLRRWRDGNAIEVWEAHKVAVQTVLKLPSGELFTGSSDSTIKLWKGRTCLHTFSGHADTVRCLAQMPGMGILSASHDGTIKLWALTGQPLLEMIGHTSLVYSVDAHSSGLIASGSEDRSVKIWKDGICVQSIEHPGCIWDAKFLDNGDVVTACSDGVARVWTTDNNRFCSDEEFAAYTDIISQYTLSRKSVGGLKLMDLPGVEALQVQGNTDGQTLIVREGDNGVAYSWNSKELQWDKIGEVVDGPGDAAQGQVHDGARYDFVFNVDIGDGEPIRKLPYNRSDDPYAVADKWLLKENLPLTYRQQVVEFILQNSGQNNFVPDPSFRDPYTGGNAYVPGQPSSSNGSAPKQTFKHIPKNGMLLFETAQFDGILKKITEFSATLESDPEQKHLSLSETDSSRLAAIVKVLKNTSFYHTSKLADADIMLLLKILKSWPSQMMFPVVDFLRMFVLHPDGATLLLKTIESGNDVLMDTFRKAVAIPVHSPNVLTILKAVTNLFDNSCLHQWLKIRCAEIIDSFSSCKPSFSKNAHLAYATLLLNYSVLSIESKDEQSQAQILSAALEIAEDDAQDADSKYRALVAIGSLMLNGLVKSIALDLDVKSVASSAKASMDSKIAEVGADIELLTR; from the exons ATGGCCGCGTACCACCTCAGCGCGCAGCTCCACGGCCACGAGGACGAT GTTCGTGGGATCTGTATCTGTGGTGATGTGGGGGTCGCGACATCGTCAAGGGATAAAACAGTGAGATTCTGGACCCAGCATCCGGAAAAGAAGCGCGAATATGTCCTCTCGAAAACACTTGTAGGGCATTCAAGTTTTGTTGGCCCGATGGTTTGGGCCCCACCTTCTGATCGCTTTCCGGAAGGAGCGATTGTTTCTGGTGGCATGGATACACAAGTACTGCTATGGAATTTGCATACAGGAGAAGTTGCTGGAACAATGAAGGGCCACACCTCACAGGTTACTGGTCTTGCTATCGACGACAACGGTGACATTATATCTTCGTCGATGGATTG TACTTTGAGAAGGTGGAGAGATGGCAATGCCATAGAGGTTTGGGAAGCGCACAAGGTCGCAGTGCAAACTGTTCTAAAGCTGCCCTCAGGAGAACTATTTACGG GTTCAAGTGATTCAACTATTAAACtttggaaaggaaggacttgtctACATACATTCTCTGGGCATGCAG ACACTGTTCGATGTTTAGCACAGATGCCAGGAATGGGTATACTCTCTGCATCACATGATGG AACTATAAAGTTATGGGCATTAACTGGCCAACCCCTGTTGGAGATGATTGGCCATACCTCTCTTGTATATTCTGTGGATGCGCATTCATCTGGTCTAATTGCTAGTGGTAGTGAAGATCGCTCAGTCAAAATATGGAAAG ATGGAATCTGTGTTCAGAGCATTGAACACCCAGGATGTATATGGGATGCTAAATTTTTGGACAACGGCGATGTTGTAACTGCATGCTCTGATGGAGTTGCGAGGGTATGGACAACCGACAATAATAGGTTCTGCAGTGATGAAGAATTCGCAGCATATACAGATATTATTTCTCAGTATACACTTAGCAG AAAGTCTGTTGGTGGACTGAAGTTGATGGATCTACCAGGAGTTGAGGCACTGCAAGTTCAAG GAAACACCGATGGGCAAACACTAATTGTTAGAGAGGGGGATAATGGTGTTGCTTATTCATGGAATTCAAAAGAGCTACAATGGGACAAA ATTGGTGAAGTGGTGGATGGACCTGGGGATGCTGCACAAGGTCAGGTTCATGATGGTGCTCGCTATGACTTTG TTTTTAATGTTGACATTGGAGATGGAGAGCCCATTCGGAAACTGCCCTATAATCGATCAG ATGATCCATACGCAGTTGCAGACAAATGGCTCCTGAAAGAAAATCTTCCTTTGACATATCGCCAGCAAGTTGTAGAATTCATACTGCAGAATTCTGGGCAGAACAATTTTGTTCCAGATCCATCTTTTCGTGATCCCTATACTGGTG GTAATGCATATGTACCTGGGCAACCGTCTTCGTCGAATG GCAGTGCCCCCAAACAAACTTTCAAGCACATACCAAAG AACGGAATGTTATTATTTGAGACAGCCCAGTTTGACGGAATCCTTAAGAAAATTACAGAATTCAGTGCAACACTTGAATCCGACCCG GAACAGAAACATCTATCCTTGTCTGAGACAGACTCTTCAAGATTAGCTGCTATAGTGAAAGTATTGAAAAATACATCATTTTATCACACAAGCAAGCTTGCAGATGCTGACATCATGTTGTTGCTAAAAATATTGAAGTCTTGGCCTTCACAGATGATGTTTCCAG TTGTTGATTTCCTGAGGATGTTTGTGTTGCATCCTGATGGGGCTACTTTACTACTTAAGACCATCGAAAGTGGAAACG ATGTACTCATGGACACTTTCCGTAAGGCTGTAGCAATACCTGTGCATTCACCGAATGTGCTTACAATCCTCAAAGCAGTTACTAACTTATTTGACAACTCATGCTTACACCAATGGTTGAAAATCCGTTGTGCTGAG ATTATTGATTCTTTCTCAAGCTGCAAGCCATCTTTTAGCAAGAACGCTCACTTGGCATATGCCACACTTTTACTGaa CTATTCTGTTCTTTCAATTGAATCGAAGGATGAACAAAGTCAGGCACAAATTCTTTCTGCGGCCCTTGAA ATTGCTGAAGACGATGCCCAAGATGCTGATTCGAAATACAGGGCCCTTGTTGCAATCGGCTCTCTT ATGTTGAACGGCCTGGTCAAGTCCATCGCCCTCGACCTTGACGTGAAGAGCGTCGCAAGTAGCGCAAAAGCTTCCATGGACTCGAAGATCGCCGAAGTCGGAGCCGATATTGAGCTGCTAACAAGATGA